A single region of the Ornithorhynchus anatinus isolate Pmale09 chromosome 13, mOrnAna1.pri.v4, whole genome shotgun sequence genome encodes:
- the LOC100087699 gene encoding olfactory receptor 1509, with product MEGVNRSRVDEFIFLGLTENPILEAAFFATFSVTYVLTLLGNLLIVVTVASTPRLHTPMYFFLGNLSLIDVCHSSVTVPKMLEGFLSENKSISFEGCIAQLFFLHLFACSEIFLLTVMAYDRYVAICVPLHYPAVMTVEVGVQLVSALWLGGVVHSLVQTLLTIRLPYCGPNVIDNYFCDVPQVIRLACTDTYLTWMLIVSNSGAISLFCFLALSASYSVILASLRKRSAEGRRKALSTCTVHFIMVVFLFGPCIFLYTRPHTTYSADKAVSVFYTVITPWLNPLIYTLRNEEVKKSMRQLRKKQVFVLRCF from the coding sequence ATGGAAGGAGTGAACCGAAGCAGGGTGGACGAGTTTATCTTCTTGGGGCTGACGGAAAACCCCATCCTAGAGGCGGCGTTCTTCGCGACGTTCTCCGTCACCTACGTGCTCACCCTCCTGGGGAACCTGCTCATTGTCGTCACGGTAGCTTCCACCCCACGCCttcacacccccatgtacttcttcctgggCAACCTGTCCCTCATTGACGTCTGCCACTCATCCGTCACCGTCCCCAAGATGCTGGAGGGCTTCCTCTCAGAGAACAAGTCCATCTCCTTCGAAGGCTGCATCGCCCAGCTCTTCTTCCTGCACCTCTTCGCCTGCTCCGAGATCTTCCTGCTGACCGTCATGGCGTACGACCGCTACGTGGCCATCTGCGTCCCGCTGCACTACCCCGCCGTGATGACAGTCGAGGTCGGCGTCCAGCTGGTCTCCGCGCTGTGGCTGGGGGGTGTCGTCCACTCCCTGGTCCAGACCCTCTTGACCATCCGCCTGCCCTATTGCGGGCCCAACGTCATCGACAACTACTTCTGCGACGTGCCACAGGTCATCAGGCTGGCGTGCACGGACACCTACCTCACCTGGATGCTCATCGTATCCAACAGCGGGGCCATCTCCCTCTTCTGTTTCCTGGCCCTGTCGGCCTCCTACTCGGTCATCCTGGCCTCCCTGAGGAAGCGGTCGGCCGAGGGACGCCGGAAGGCCCTGTCCACCTGCACCGTCCACTTCATCATGGTGGTGTTTTTATTCGGACCCTGCATTTTCCTCTACACCCGGCCTCACACCACCTACTCCGCCGACAAGGCGGTGTCCGTCTTCTACACCGTCATCACTCCTTGGctcaaccccctcatctacacTCTGAGGAACGAAGAGGTGAAGAAGTCGATGAGACAGCTCAGGAAAAAACAAGTCTTTGTCTTGCGATGCTTCTGA
- the LOC103169098 gene encoding olfactory receptor 1361-like — MEKRNQTQVSEFILVGFSGQPDQQRLLFGLFLAVYSVSVLGNLLIILAVRSDPRLHTPMYFFLVHLSFVDICLTSTTVPRMLENLWAGGKSIPFAGCLAQMYFFLSFVNTDGFLLAAMAYDRFLAICRPLRYAAAMGPRLCTLLVAGPWLVTHSNALVQTLMMARLSFCVGTVIPHFFCEFAPLLQLACSDTHFNERLALAAAVLLGFTPAGCILASYARIVSVVLRVPSARGKRRAFSTCGSHLVVVTLFYGTGIGVYLCPAAAYPSGNGPMASLVYAVVTPTLNPFLYSLRNGDMKGALRKVICGRFSHH, encoded by the coding sequence ATGGAGAAGAGGAACCAAACGCAGGTTTCTGAATTCATCCTCGTGGGCTTCTCCGGCCAGCCGGACCAACAACGGCTCCTCTTCGGGCTCTTCCTGGCCGTGTATTCGGTGTCCGTGCTGGGCAACCTGCTGATCATCCTGGCCGTCCGGTCAGACCCTCGGCTCCACACGCCCATGTATTTCTTCCTCGTCCACCTGTCGTTTGTGGACATCTGCCTCACGTCCACCACGGTCCCCCGGATGCTGGAGAACCTGTGGGCGGGGGGGAAATCCATCCCGTTTGCCGGCTGCCTGGCCCAGatgtacttcttcctctccttcgtGAACACGGACGGCTTCCTGCTGGCCGCCATGGCCTACGACCGGTTCCTGGCCATCTGCCGGCCCCTCCGCTACGCGGCTGCCATGGGCCCGCGGCTCTGCACCCTCCTGGTGGCCGGGCCGTGGTTGGTCACCCACTCCAACGCCTTGGTGCAGACCCTCATGATGGCACGGTTGTCCTTCTGCGTGGGCACCGTGATCCCCCACTTCTTCTGCGAGTTTGCCCCACTGCTGCAGCTGGCCTGCTCCGACACCCATTTCAACGAGCGGCTGGCCCTGGCCGCGGCCGTCCTGCTGGGCTTCACGCCGGCCGGGTGCATCCTGGCCTCGTACGCCCGCATCGTCTCCGTGGTGCTGCGGGTCCCCTCGGCCCGCGGGAAGCGCCGGGCCTTCTCCACCTGCGGTTCCCACCTGGTGGTCGTCACGTTGTTCTACGGGACAGGGATCGGTGTCTACCTCTGCCCCGCGGCGGCCTACCCTTCCGGGAATGGCCCCATGGCTTCTCTCGTCTACGCCGTGGTCACCCCCACGCTGAACCCCTTCCTGTACAGCCTGAGGAATGGGGACATGAAGGGAGCGCTGAGGAAAGTCATCTGCGGGCGGTTCTCCCATCACTGA